The proteins below come from a single Rosa rugosa chromosome 2, drRosRugo1.1, whole genome shotgun sequence genomic window:
- the LOC133731899 gene encoding uncharacterized protein LOC133731899, which produces MGRGRGKGKRLTVTNHDDPGSGEEEKIPAQKRRGRPLKPLKDEIDEEEVEKVEADDIENAKAGISSKEIKSPSAAENGKKRKRYSQAKEKSDSVKEENGNGTRSSTDDSTKSNGFRHNGSRRKNKPRRAAEAGVECK; this is translated from the coding sequence ATGGGGAGAGGTAGAGGAAAGGGAAAGAGGTTAACTGTCACCAATCATGATGATCCTGGAAGCGGCGAGGAAGAGAAAATACCCGCACAAAAGAGAAGGGGAAGACCACTAAAGCCTTTAAAGGATGAgattgatgaagaagaagtagaaAAAGTAGAAGCAGATGATATTGAGAATGCAAAGGCGGGTATTTCAAGTAAGGAGATAAAAAGCCCCTCTGCAGCAGAGAATGGAAAGAAGAGGAAGCGGTATTCACAGGCCAAGGAGAAGTCGGATTCAGTGAAGGAGGAAAACGGTAATGGAACACGATCAAGTACAGATGACTCAACTAAATCTAATGGATTTCGGCATAATGGGAGCAGGCGGAAAAATAAACCCCGTCGAGCTGCTGAGGCTGGGGTTGAATGCAAGTGA
- the LOC133734302 gene encoding pentatricopeptide repeat-containing protein At5g59600-like — translation MKTPSFSLFKFSPDHFALCLQNCLKAKTLRQGKQVHAVLLSSGVDMNLLSLSSKLVGMYASCGDVSSARQVFDKIPKPNVFSLNWMMFASAFNGWFEQAIGYFCLMRELGIVANKFSFPVMLKVCVGLMDLNKGKEVHAVVYKMGFEKDVALGNALVDMYCKCGSLCYGHRLFDRMFERDVASWTSMICGYCNVGRTDQAAMLFERMKLDGLEPNDFTWNAMIAGYARSGDSNRAYVLLSRMTKEGLVPDLVTWNAIISGFARSQEAGEAFKLFSAMLVSGIKPNLVTITGLLPACGVLGSVERGREIHGLICRMGFDINVFVASALIDMYSKCGSVKNARSVFDWTPVYNVASWNAMIGCYGKHGMVDSAVVLFERMQEEGIQANEVTLSCVLSACSHSGSVEKGLEIFRSMKESHGVEASKEHYGCVIDLLCRSGKMVEAYEFVKSIPIEVTESIIGALLNGCKVHGRRDLAKLMAQDILKMELKRPGGFVTLSNIYAADGEWEEVEYVRKVMKQRKVLKKPGFSSLD, via the coding sequence ATGAAAACACCATCTTTCTCATTGTTCAAGTTCTCCCCAGACCATTTCGCTCTTTGCTTGCAAAACTGCCTGAAAGCAAAGACTTTGAGACAAGGGAAGCAAGTCCATGCAGTGTTGTTATCATCTGGGGTTGACATGAACTTGTTATCTTTGAGTTCAAAGCTTGTGGGGATGTATGCAAGTTGTGGGGACGTGAGTTCTGCACGGCAGGTGTTCGATAAAATTCCCAAACCAAATGTGTTTTCATTGAATTGGATGATGTTTGCTTCGGCGTTTAATGGGTGGTTTGAGCAAGCAATTGGGTACTTTTGTTTGATGCGAGAGTTGGGAATTGTCGCCAATAAGTTCAGTTTTCCGGTCATGCTTAAAGTTTGTGTTGGTTTGATGGATTTGAATAAGGGAAAGGAGGTTCATGCTGTGGTGTATAAGATGGGGTTTGAAAAGGATGTTGCTTTGGGGAATGCATTGGTGGATATGTATTGCAAATGTGGAAGCTTGTGTTATGGTCATCGACTTTTTGATCGAATGTTTGAAAGAGATGTGGCTTCTTGGACATCTATGATATGTGGGTATTGTAATGTAGGAAGGACTGATCAAGCGGCAATGTTGTTTGAGAGGATGAAGTTGGATGGATTGGAACCAAATGATTTCACATGGAATGCAATGATAGCTGGGTATGCTCGGAGTGGAGATAGCAATCGAGCATATGTGCTACTATCTAGGATGACTAAAGAAGGATTGGTTCCTGATTTGGTTACATGGAATGCAATAATTTCAGGTTTTGCCCGAAGCCAGGAGGCAGGTGAAGCTTTTAAGTTGTTCAGTGCTATGTTAGTGTCTGGAATTAAGCCCAACCTTGTCACTATCACAGGATTGCTCCCAGCTTGTGGAGTGCTTGGTTCAGTTGAAAGAGGGAGAGAAATTCATGGATTGATATGTAGGATGGGATTTGACATAAATGTCTTTGTTGCTAGTGCTCTTATTGACATGTACTCGAAATGCGGCAGTGTGAAAAATGCTCGAAGTGTATTTGACTGGACTCCTGTATACAATGTTGCGTCGTGGAATGCAATGATTGGATGTTATGGTAAGCACGGTATGGTTGATTCTGCGGTAGTGCTTTTCGAAAGAATGCAAGAGGAAGGAATTCAGGCTAATGAAGTGACTTTGAGTTGTGTACTTTCTGCATGCAGCCATAGTGGTTCTGTAGAAAAGGGTTTAGAGATATTCAGGTCCATGAAAGAGAGCCATGGAGTTGAGGCAAGTAAAGAACATTATGGTTGTGTCATCGATCTCTTGTGCCGTTCAGGGAAGATGGTAGAAGCTTATGAGTTTGTGAAGTCCATTCCTATAGAAGTCACTGAATCCATTATTGGAGCTTTGCTGAACGGGTGTAAAGTCCATGGAAGAAGAGATCTTGCTAAATTGATGGCTCAGGATATTCTGAAAATGGAGTTAAAGAGACCTGGAGGTTTTGTAACACTCTCAAATATCTATGCTGCTGATGGAGAATGGGAAGAAGTTGAGTATGTAAGGAAGGTGATGAAGCAGAGGAAGGTCCTTAAGAAACCTGGATTTAGTTCACTCGATTAA
- the LOC133734303 gene encoding G2/mitotic-specific cyclin S13-7-like produces the protein MDTRAVLPLQPRGDGKVHGEAPRRNQRVALRDRTNVEAGQVEIKGKPPVQISRPMTRRFHAELLANNAQKNNVNQVLGVVDKAAQNRKCAPTKNVTEKVTDEEKEKPVNRSKPVQGPRKEVKAFTSTLTARSKAMACGVTNKPKEQIVDFDAADVNDELAVVEYVDELYKFYKLDEDGSRVGDYLDKQPDLNSKMRSILVDWLIDVHRKFELTPETFYLTVNIIDRFLSRRMVTRRELQLVGISSMVIASKYEEVWAPQVEDFVCLSDYTYTGSQIRAMEKAILEKLGWYLTVPTPYVFLARYIKASISPDDEMRHMVFFLAELGALDYRTTIRYSPSMIAAAAVYAARCTLNKKSFWTETLKHHTGYSEEQLRECAKVLVGFHLKAAESDLKAVYRKYSKPEYGAVAGLTPARSFQSSS, from the exons ATGGACACCAGAGCAGTTCTTCCTCTACAACCCAGAG GGGATGGTAAAGTCCATGGAGAAGCACCAAGAAGGAACCAGCGAGTAGCTCTTCGAGACAGGACCAATGTTGAGGCAGGTCAGGTCGAAATCAAAGGGAAGCCCCCTGTTCAGATCAGTCGCCCCATGACAAGGAGATTTCATGCCGAACTGTTAGCAAACAATGCACAGAAGAACAATGTG AACCAAGTGCTCGGTGTTGTAGACAAGGCAGCTCAGAATAGAAAATGCGCCCCTACAAAGAATGTTACTGAGAAGGTAACTGATGAAGAGAAGGAGAAGCCTGTCAATAGAAGCAAGCCAGTACAAGGTCCAAGGAAGGAAGTCAAGGCTTTCACTTCAACTCTAACAGCTCGAAGCAAG GCTATGGCTTGTGGAGTCACCAACAAGCCAAAAGAGCAGATTGTGGATTTTGACGCAGCTGATGTCAATGATGAACTGGCAGTTGTTGAGTACGTTGATGAATTGTACAAGTTCTACAAACTTGATGAG GATGGCAGCCGAGTTGGAGATTACTTGGACAAACAGCCAGATCTTAATTCGAAGATGAGGTCTATCCTTGTAGACTGGCTGATAGATGTTCACAGGAAATTTGAACTAACGCCCGAAACATTCTACCTCACTGTGAATATAATTGACCGATTCCTTTCAAGGAGGATGGTAACTAGGAGGGAACTTCAGCTAGTTGGCATTAGTTCCATGGTGATAGCATCCAAGTATGAGGAAGTTTGGGCTCCACAG GTTGAGGATTTTGTGTGCTTATCAGACTATACATATACCGGCAGTCAGATTCGTGCAATGGAGAAAGCAATCTTGGAGAAGTTGGGGTGGTATTTGACAGTTCCTACACCTTATGTCTTTCTTGCTAGATACATCAAAGCATCCATTTCGCCTGATGATGAG ATGAGGCATATGGTTTTCTTTCTAGCTGAACTTGGAGCCTTGGATTATCGAACAACCATAAGGTACTCCCCATCCATGATAGCTGCTGCAGCTGTCTATGCTGCCCGCTGTACCCTCAACAAGAAGAGTTTCTGGACTGAAACTTTGAAGCACCATACTGGCTACTCTGAAGAACAGTTGAG GGAATGTGCCAAGGTCTTGGTTGGCTTTCACTTGAAGGCTGCTGAAAGTGATCTTAAAGCTGTATATCGGAAATACTCAAAACCTGAATATGGTGCTGTTGCTGGTCTTACTCCTGCCAGAAGTTTTCAGTCCTCTTCATGA